The Bubalus bubalis isolate 160015118507 breed Murrah chromosome 8, NDDB_SH_1, whole genome shotgun sequence sequence ATTCCACTGGTCTTTGTGACATCAAAGGCAGATAACCTTCCCAGGAAACTATAAGAATCAATGACTAAGAGTACACCAAATAAAGATGCTATAATCTGAAATCTGTCTCCTACTAGAGAAAAGTGATTCCTCTGAATCTGAGACTTAACAGAACTGAAAGAATCAAAAAAGCAGCTCTCTGAACATTTTCAGTAACAGGTGCCATCCACAAACACTTGAGGGATCATATACTACCATAGGTCAATCCCATTTCAACAAATCTTTGCCAGTAAAAATCTCAGTGTAACCAAATACTTCTAAAatctcaataatttaaaataatagtagcctatatataaaataggtaaaaaacAAAGAcccgctgtatagcacagaattatatttattataataacctataatgggaaaaatctgaaaaaggaataaagataacaatataactgaatcactctgctgtatacctgaaacattgtgaatcaactatatttcagtttttttttaaagagtaatacTTGAgtttagtcactctgtcgtgtccgactctgcaaccccatgaactgcagcacaccaggcttccctgtccaccaccaactccaggaccttgctcaaactcgtggcctttgagtcagtgatgccatccagccatctcatcctctgtcatccccttcttctcctgccttcaatattgcccatcatcagggttttttctattgaattagttctttgcatcaggtggccaatggccaaagtattggagtttcagtttcagcatcagtccttccaatgaatattcagcattaatttcctttatgatggactggtttgatctccttgcagtccaagggactctcaagagtcttctccaacaccacagttcaaaagcatcagttcttggtgctcagctttcttttagtccaactctcacatccatacatgactactggaaaaaccatagctttgacgagatggacctttgttagcaaagtaatgtctatgcttttgaatatgctgtctaggttggtcatagcttttcttccaagtagcaaacgtcttttaatttcatggctgcagtcaccatctgcagtgattttggagcccaaaaaattaaagtctgcgactgtttccagtatttccccatctgtttgccatgaagtgatgagactggatgccatggtcttactttttgaatgctgagttttaggtcagctttttcactttcctctttcactttcatcaagtgaaaAGTaacttcttcgctttctgccataagagtggtatcatctgcatatctgaggttattgatatttctcccggcaatcttgattccagcttgtgcttcatccagcccagcatttcgcatgatgcactctgcatgtaagttaaataagcagggtgacagtatacatccCTGATGCActgctttcccagtttggaaaGAGTTctttgttccacgtccagttctaactattgcttcttgatctgcatacagatttctcaggaggcaggtcagatggtctggtattcccatctcttgaagaattttccacagtgtgtggtgatccacacagtcaaaggctttggtgtagtgaATGaggtagaagtagatgtttttttggaactctcttgttttttcgatgatccagcggatgttggcaatttaatctttggttcctctgccttttctaaatccagcttgaacatctggaagttcttggttcacatactattgaagcctagcttggagaattttgaatattactttgctagtatgcgagatgagtgcaattgtgcagtagtttgaacattctttggcatttcctttctttggaattggaattggaatgaaaactgaccttttccagtcctatggccactgatgagttttccagttttgctggcatattgagtgcagcactttcacagcatcatctttcaggatttaaaataattcaactggaattccatcacctccgctagctttgttcgtagtggtgcttctaaggcccacttgacttcacattccaggatgtctggctctaggtgagtgatcacaccatcgtgattatctgggtcatgaagatcttttttgtacagttcttctgtgtattcttgccacctcttcttaatatcttctgcttctgttaggtccataccatttctgtcctttatcgagcccatctttgcatgaaatgttcccttggtatctctaattttcttgaagagatttctggtttttcccattctattgttttcctctatttgtttgcattgatcactgagaaaggctttcctatctctccttgctattctttggaactctacatttaaatgggtatatgtttccttttcttcttgcctttctcttctcatcttttcttagctatttgtgaGGCtacctcagacaaccattttgcctctttgctgtttctttttcttggagatggtcttgatcactgcctcctgtacaatgtcacaaaccttcgtccatagttcaggcaccagatctaatcccttgaatctatttgtcacttctactgtaaaaaaaattacagtagaTGTAATAAAAATGCTAGTGCAGTAAGAGAAATGGGTTAGCCTGGAATTGATGATAATGGCATATGACCTATATATGTTATTGTCAGTAGGTTGAATTTTAATGCAGTGTAGCCAGATATTAGAGACAGTGCAGTGATGGTAACTCCTAGATGAatagtaaaaaagcaaaatactgtTACATTCAAAGTTTACCACTGGCATCTATTTTGAGCATAATATCCTCCCATGTATTATAAAGAGACCCTCGAGCTAAAGTTCATTATCTAAAAGTTAGGTCACTTGGGCTAAATCTGCTTTCTATTATATTAATAATCTTATATTCTTAAAAGCCAAAAGCAAtgtgtttcctctttttctttaatagatGCTGTGagagaagtaagaaaatattCCTCAACTCATACTATTGAAAAGAGCTCAGCCAACAGACCTGCTGCCTATGAACATACACAAATGAAACTCTTCAGGTCTCAAAGAAATCTTTACATTTCtggattttcattatttttctggctgtaagtttttttttaagcacaattttaaaacatgatttatgtttctcattttttccaCCTACAGTGTAGATTTTTCTTCTGTACTATTTAGCACACTAACATCTTTTTTGAAAGAACTCAGATGGCAGACccaaataacaaataataatcCTGGCTTGCAGGTTTGATAGGCCCATATGGTCCTGCAGGATCTCACCCCTGCTGCTCTCTGGAGCCTCCTCTTGTACTCTTTTCTGACACATACCACCGTTACACGCACACTGTCCTTTGCtgctccttcattcattcattcattcattattgcaacaaatatttattgagttcctttTGTGTACCCAACTCCTCCCTACTTCAGGGTCTTCACACCAACTTTCCCTTCTGCCAAAAcactcttcccttccctctctccctggtTAATTTCTACTCATCCTTAGCTCCTTTCTCAGGTAAGCTGAGACCTGTGACCCATCATTTCCCCAAAGTAGGTAGGTCTCCTGTTGTACACTCCCATAGAATGTGTAGTGTATATACTTTTCTTCCACGTGTCATTTAATTACTCATGGTTGTAATTAAATACTGTTTTAACTCTCACCTCCCCAACTAAAGCCTAAACCCTTTGAGAACAGAGCCATTGTCTTGTTTCCAATTATATCCCCAATGCCTGGCATAGTAATTAACACTTAGCAGTTCTTGAATTGGATACTTGAAGATAACGATTACTATTAGTAACAATGGAGGTTACTCATCAATACAAGGAGAGTAATTTTTAGGTTTAGCCAGCCTTCTGCagtgctatttttatttatttattttgactaaaaggcatgtgggatcttgtttccacagccagggattgaatccatgccccctgcattggaagcacgggggctcaagtcttaaccactgaccacaaGGGAAATCCTGCACAGTGCTCTTTACATAGCAGATTTTGAACTGAGGGGGAAAATTTCTTACTGGCCCTGCCACAATGTCCAAAATTCTCTTTCTGCTCCTCCTGGCCAAAGTCCTctacagagaaaaataagtaaataagtccCACTGAACCCACATTCCAAAAGTTAGTCTTCTggcaaaaaattcaaagaaatgaggCACAGGCTTCTTTTAACTAGGACTTGGATTACGTATTTATCTTCTTtaaaccctggaggaggaaatgacaacccactccagtattcttgcctagagaatgccatggacagagaagcctggcaggctacagtccatgacgtcacagagagtcagacatgactgagtgactgaacacacacttcTTTAAACATCCTCCCTTGCTTAAATATTACCACACCCACACCTGAAGGGGAGTTACTGGATAATTAGTGCTTAAAGTCACAGTTCTTGGGGATTAGTCTAGTTATATACTACtctgacattttttttattttcttagagtgTTGAGACGTCTGGTTACCCTTATTACTCAGCTGGCAAAAGAGCTGTCACACAAAGGAGTACTTAAACatcaagcagaaaatattaaccaGGCTGCCAAAAAAttcatggaagaaaatgaaagactgaaacgggtatttaatttttaaaaaaaaaactggtgtgAATGTTTTTGGTATTCCCAAGGGATGGTATATTTTTTTCAGCCTCAAAAagagcatttttatattttataagcaGAAAATGACCATAAATAACAGTGTTCTACAATATGATTGTTCCAGAAGTATTTTATTATCTTTAGATGTGTGAGTTCTCAAAGTTTCCCTCAGTAGTAGATTAATGCCATTGACCTACTTCCTATGATTCAAGGAGAAAACAGTTCTGGGAATATGAATTTTAGTTCCTTTATTaccattaattttactttataacaTAAGGCAAGTTTTAATAAGTCTCTCTTAAGTTTCCATTTCCCATTCAGTTGAATTACTgttaagactgtgtgtgtgtgtgtttttctttaaatgatgtTTATataagaagcagagaaaaatagTTGATACAGATAGAAGATGGCATATAATATTTTCAGTCTCTAATTTGGGTTATGTTGCTAATAATTCTTTGAGAACTCTATGCTGTCTTTCCCCTGCTCCTCAGGGAGAATGAAAATCAGGTACTGATGTTTTCCATGTTAAGTAAAAAGAACAAATTGAGAAAATGGAAGATACAAAATTactttgggtattttttttcttaactttaaaatttagGAGTCAGATCTCAAGCTTGAGTGTTTTCAGTTCATGTTAAGCCCTATAACCTATAAGTTTTCCTAATTCTGCTTCTTagggaaaaaagtcaaaaaaactATTCAGAAGtgaaacattttcttaaataattccTAACATAATGCAATAAGATTATTTCCCTATTACAGATTAATGAATTGCAATCAATTATGAATTACATCAAATTATATttatgtaagggcttccctgataactcagttggtaaagaatcctcctgcaattcaagagaccccagttcgattcatgagtcgggaagatctgctggagaagggataggctacccactccagtattcttatgcttcccttgtggctcagctagtaaagaatccacctgcaatgcgggagacctgtgtttgatcactggattgggaagatctcctggagaaggaaaaggctacccactccagtattctggcctggagaattccatggactgcataatccatggggtcgcgaagagctggacatgattgagcgactttcactttcacttttcatatttatGTAAAAAGTATTGTAAGTCTAACAGTAGAGAATTACCCAAATCCTAAAGCCCAGCCTCTTACAGAAAGAACTCTAAGCATCACCTTTTATTAATTCTGAAAGAGTTACCTATTAACTAGAACAATATAAAGCTCTCTAAAActattgttgttcatttgctaagtcgtgtctgattcttcaccaccccatggactgcagcacgccaggcttccctgtccttcactgtctctggagtttgctcaaactcacgtccattgagttggtgacgctatccaaccaactcatcctctgtcatccccttctcctcctgccttcagtctttctcatcatcaggttttttcccagtgagttgactcttcgcatcatgtggccaaagtattagaacatcagctttagcatcagtccttacaatgaatattcagggtggattccTTCAAGACTGAcaaggttgatctccttgctgtctaaaggactctgaagagtcttctccaccacctaTTAAATAAGGGAAAactcattgcaaaaaaaaatagttttgatgCTACAGTATCATGGTGACCTGTTCAAAAACCCATGTTTTATTTATGATGTCTGCCTTATTACCACTACACAAATAGGAttcagaaatgtttctttggGTAGATTTTAACAGCATCTTTTAAGGAAACATTTAGAGAATAAGCACTGGTTTGTatgtttactttgttttgttctgttctgaAAAAAGCTTTGGTGCATAGATGTCATGTAACTTTCCATTGGTCGTTAAGCTGTGTCAGTGTTTCTGTGTTCAGAGGCAAACAGTATGTCACCAGTGTTTCAGCAACACAGTCAGACTTATTTTGTATGTTAATattatttgcttcattttctgtCCTTTGATCTCATTTTATAATGGTAAAAACATCTCTTCATTCTCTATAAGAGACACATTATCTAATGGAAAGTGTTTTACCCTAAAGTTCAAGAGATTTGGGTGCCAGTCCCAAATCTGCCAGTAATTAATTAGCATTGTGATCTAGGGCCAGTCACTACATTTGTTCTGGGTCTCAAGTTTATAAATAATAGCTCCCAGTATTCACAGGCTTCACAGTAAGGTATTAACTCTTTGAATTGTTGCAGCCACCCTAGGAGGTTGGTGCTGTTAATATTTgcgttttatagatgaagaaatggaggcacagaaaggttaagtgacttgtatAAAATCATTCCACTAATAAGAGACAGAACTAAGGTTTGAATCCAGGCAGGCAGCCTGCCTCTAGAATCCACACTCTAAACCACATTGTTTTGTTCCCTTCAATCATATGCTAGCCCATGAAATGACTTGCAGATGGTGCATGGGACCCCATTCTGCTATGATATTcagttaatgaaataattatgaaagACCAATTAACTTATATATGACTGCTTTAAAATAACAACAGTGATGGAGCTTTACTTCTTGTTTTTTCCCAGCCACTTACCCAGGTCGAGTAAGGTGGGTAGGACTGTTTACATGTGCATTACTATAGCTAGTGGCTATAAAATTTCAGATTCCAGGGCTGTTGGTCTTTCTCCAGCATCAAGTTACACATAATTCAGTAATAAAGTTGAACAGATTTATAGGTGCATTAGTGAAAGCTTATTTACAAGACCAACACCAAATTCAACTTTTCCAAGTCAGTGGCATATTAATTCAGGCAGTCAGTGTAAGCTTTCCTGTAACTCATTGGTTCTCTTCCAGTTTGGATAATCACTGAAGACTGTGCGAAATGAATTCAAGTGAAGTAAAAGCAAGGATTGTGTTGAAGTGGTCAACAGACCTGTGGAAttcagagggatttttttttccctagtctctgctcttaaaaaaaaaaaaaagttgtttttttttaatgttaaagatATGAGACTTCTTTGGTTTTAGTAGGTACTTCAGTtctttatctcttaaaaaaaaattcttggaatTATATATTCATTCGAGTTTTAATTCCTCCTTTGGATCTGCCTGATCTCTGTTGTAACACAGCAGTATTGTATTTGATCTTGTGCTACAATATTTATGCTCATCTCATCGTTTCCACTAGCCTGagtttgctaagtcgcttcagtcgtctccgactctgtgtgaccccatagacagcagcccaccaggctctcccatccctgggattctccaggcaagaatactggagtgggttgccatttccttctccaatgcatgaaagtgaaaagtgaaagtgaagtcgctcagtcgtgtccgactcctatcgaccccatggactgcagcctaccaggctcctccatccatgggattttccaggcaagagtactggagtgggttgccattgccttctcctcaagccTGAGTTTACCTGAGAGCAAAAGATTgtatttctgttatatttttacTCCTAATACTACATAGTATTGTACAATATTTGCATGTAGTAGTAGCAGTGCTAAGTAgaactttgttttgtttaatatgTCAGTGTTTTAATGTCAGTTTACATTAGGAAAGGAATCACCCTGCAATAGAAATTCTTTTCTATGTCTATTTTAAATTGtcctgagttaatttttttttttcctgactgttGAGGTTTTCTGTATCAAATTGCTGCCTTTTTACTTAGTCAAATAACCCATGTCAATATGTACATGTTCTGTTTTTCAAACATTAATTTAACATCTTTAACTAAACatcttaaaatgttctttttaatgtcAGCCACTTACTTCTATTAACACTGATGATTTCCATCCAGGCTATGAAATTTTTACCccatgatgtttttattttagtcaaATATTTTACTATTCAGATCTtaattattcttgcctagaaaagatAAGCtacaaacataaaacaaacactttaaaagccaaaatagatttgaaaatacaaataatattatGAAAGATTAACTGGATAAAAGTAATTTGGAGACCATTCAGTGTAAATTAGGTAGAATTGTCCAAGCATAGAGGTGGCCCTGTCATACTCCACTTACCCATTTCTATCCTGAAAACATGTTCTTTTCTTACAAATCATCAATATAAAACTAGTCTGAGTAGACCGCTCTGCAGTTGGAACATAAAGGCTTTCCAAGTAATATTACCCTCagcactattttttttccttagattaACATCACATATTAAGGAAAAGGTATGTTTTATCTGaatacttttgaaaatataattttaattgtagCCCGGCCAGAAACTCTTGTTATTTTCATGTCAGAGGTTTCAATCATAgaagaaagagtgtgtgtgtgtgtgtgtgtgtgtgtgtttaccaaAAACTAAGTTTCTGTTAACAGAAGTTTACATTGTAAAAAAGTATAAAGCACTGAAAGGGACAAAGAATAAAGgccaataatttaaaatacattatttagcTCTTTTCCTAAAAAAATGTCTGGCTATTACAATCTAAGATTACTTCTTTCTATAACTTTCTTTTCTGATAGCTCTTGAAAAACTATGACAAGGAAGAAGAACATATTTtggaagcagaaaataaaaaactagaagaagacaaagaaaaactgaaaactgaattAAAGACGGCTTCAGATGGTAACGTTATATGCCTGCACAAAAGTAGAAGTATCATATTTTATGCTGTTAAACTTCACTACTTTTGCTAAAACAAAACCAGTGGCCACATGTTCTTCTGGCTAAAATACCAAGGGTGACCTATTTACAAATTCCTGCTCAAATATGAAGATAAAACATTGTTTCAGCCAAGAGAAACATGCTCTGTTTTACAAACAAACATGTAGGTGTTTCAGATCTGTGTTGTAAATACAAATGTTCCTGCCTTAGCAAAAGACCTGTGTTCCTGAAAAGTTGCTTGtaaacacatttggaaaattatCACAGTTTTTCATCATAGTACATTGCTGCTAAAAGAAGCAATGACAGGGGGAATGTTTTGGTTATAAGATAAGGTTATAATATTAGGGCTTGAGATAAGCCCTAATATTTTCTACGTGCCAGATATAAGGAAAACGTTCCTTGAAAGAAATGGTACGGACAGAGTAAGCTACAGACTGGGGGATGTCAGTAGAGAATTCAGTGTCTCATTCCTAAATACATTGCAATAAGGACTTGGGGTAGGACGTCCCAACTCCCATTTCCCTGAAGGCAGCtatttcttctgcattttttgttttttttgaaaaacagttgTTTTAGTATCTTCTTATTCTTAGACAAGGAACAAATTATTATTGCCTGCAGCTGCATAGCACTGAAAAGTTCTAAATCTGATGTCATCCAAGAAACTGCCTCAAAGTTGATGGCTTGACCCCTGAGCAACATTCCAGCTTATGACAGATAGTCCTTGATGTTGTCCAGATACTGGGAACCTCTCAGGCAGAGTCAAGATAGTGATCAATGCATAGGCCTTCTCCAATTTCAGATCTCTTCCACTGCTTTGTGTTGGaaataaattggaaaacattcagtaattgaataaaaaatactttatgcCATTTGTaagtttagattaaaaaaaaaataggcctcAGTATAAGTTTCTGTAATACATCTTGCTATTGTTAATTATGTATATTGTTTGGACAGAGTTGAGTTCATCAAGATGTATTTGCATTTGAAATGGAAAGCCTGAAGATAAATGCTAATTGCTTAAAAAAATTGGTAGgatattttttctgatataaagTATATAGTCACTTTCCTAATtcttatttaaagtaaaaaaaaaaaaaaacatttagaagcagtaagttaaaaaataatttactcttCTAGACAAAATGGTAGATGGTGTGTTTGGAATAGTATAGCTCAAAATTCTAAATCTTCTCATAGTTGTACTTTTGGCTCTTCTGCAGTTCCAAACAATTTGGAACACGATCACGAAGTTTTAAcatttgtatgaaaataaatttagtaatcagacatttcaaaagagaaatagTGTTCTTTTTTCACCCAACACAAAATATTGCTGGTAATCCTTCTGAAGAATTTAAGGAACTATTTCCAAAATACctttaattagtttaaaaaattattttaaattcctgctttttttaatatctgcCAAGGATCCTTTTCCTTAAGTTGTAAGCAGAGTAGGACAGAAATAAAAGGCAGACAAGAGTAGGTTGTGTGCCATGCTACCTCTCTTAACCCTGGCCAGCTtagtttttttctccctttgctttttaaaaaatccaattcaTGTATTTTGAGTTTTAACTTCACAAGTCTGATATATAACTCTAAACTCAGTGTTATTTTGAGTAATATAAAGAAGCTCAATATTTCTTTGACAATTCAGATGTTTGGAGAAGATGAACTCTTTTATAATATAGACATTTTGTTTATGATCTGATAACAAGCGATTCCAAGTTTCCTATTTGAAGTGTAGACTGCAGAACTACTTTCAAAGTGAATCAAGGTTGAGGTAAAAGCAGATTTTACCTGTTTGAGTATGTTCAGTTTGGTTTCTGCAAGGAGTGTAGTATTTTatgaacacattttattttagataacATTGTTACTGACCTTGAGAAGATCCAAGTTCCATTTCTAATGGAGGTATAACCCTGGCTGTGTTCTCTTGACCTATACTAGTCAAATTCATTCAGACAAGACTAAGAAATAAATTAGTAGTTCAAGGTATGGATGAGTTCAGCAGCACAATGCTTTGTATATAGTACCATTCAAATAATATTCATAGATTTCTATAAATTGAGAGTATTAAGACTGATGGTGCTTAAGAAATGTTTCAGGAAGTTCTCTTATATTTCAAAATTGAGTAGAAAGGCAGTgtggtatattttttaaaagaggtaaATAGAATATTGTTCTTATGCATGGTCTTATTATTAGTGTTTCTTTTAATCTTGGTGAaacattttctccaaatatattagTGGAAGTGAAGCACAGATACATTTAAACTGATCTATTTAAACTGATTCAATCCAAATTGGCAAAGTATTATTCTGAAAGCAGGTATTAAGAGCACTCACTCTATCAGCAGTGCCAAAATCTCCATCAGTTTTTAAACACCAGCTCAGATTTTTCACCAGTTAGTTAATTAAATTACCTGTGCTCCAGTGCAGTCATATGACCCTAGTGAGCCAACGGAGAGCATGCATGTCCCCAAGCATCCAATTTATACTCGAGACTAACTTAGTCAGGTGTAAGGACCCGATCTGTCATTTTTAATGATCTGTTTAATGGTAGCTCTGATGTCCCAGTGTGTGGAATAATTGGGAAAGGGCACTGCCATGAAAAATGAGAAcgtaagcgctgaagaatttacAAAGTTCACAAGCCCTCATAATAAAATAGACCTTGTATGTAGCAGAAAACTTTCTGATATCCAAGGAGATTGACTTCAAAAGATTCTTCCCAGGACAGCTTCCCAGGATTTATTCTTAATACCTTCTCAGTACTTATTCTTAAAACTAGAAGAAATACGTATCATTCAGTCATTGCATGCATCCAGGCAATGATTTTAACTGTGATTGAGTTGTATATGAAAATGTCTCTTCCTCGTTCCTTTAGGAGCAGAAGTATATCCATAGCATGCTACATTGAAAGTTCTCAGGACTGGCAGTCTAATAGTAGAAGCTGAGTACTAGTGTATGTCTCCtacataaagggaaaagaaaaaaaaagtgactgagGCAAATTCTTTGACCCTGccattattctttcttccttttcttcctttccttttctttccatcaGCAATTTTGGGGGGAACTATTCAAATAACATTCATTGTAAGGTTGAATGTAAGAATCTGccacattgcagatgaattctttactagctgagccaccagggaagtccacaaatgctggagagggtagcctatcccttctctagcatatcttcctgacccaggaatagaaccagggtctcttgcattgcaagtggattctttaccagctgagctaccagggaagcccattcaaatAACTTCTTCATTGTAAGATCATTTAACAtggagcatcagttcagttcagttcaatcgctcagtcgtgtccgactctttgcaaccccatgaatcgcagcacgccaggcctcccggtccatcaccaactcccggagtttacccagactcacgtccatcgagtccgtgatgccatccagccatctcatcctctgtcgtccccttctcctgcccccaatccctcacagcatcagagtcttttccaatgagtcaactcttcgcacgaggtggccaaagtactggagtttcagctttagcatcattccttccaaagaaatcccagggctgatctccttcagaatggactggttggatctccttgcagtcaagggactctcaagagtcttctccaacaccacagttcaaaggcatcaattcttcggcgctcagccttcttcacagtccaactctcacatccatacatgaccacaggaaaaaccatagccttgactagacgaacctttgttggcaaagtaatgtctctgcttttcaatatgctatctaggttggtcctaactttccttccaaggagtaagcgtcttttaatttcatggctgcagtcaccatctgcagtgattttggagcccaaaaaataactGTCCTTAAAAAGCAACCTACTGAGGAtaaagcaaatttttatttttcttctagttttattgaaatatagttgacaaatggcactgtataagtttaaggtgtgggattcccaggtgactcagtggtcgagaatccacctaccagtgcaagagatgcaggagacaccggtaggatccctgggtcgggaagatcccctggagtaggaaatggcaggctactccagtattcttgcctgggaaattccatgaacagaggagcctggcagaatacagtccataggatcacaaagagtcagacacaacttagcaactgagcacatatgcatgcaagtttaaggtg is a genomic window containing:
- the BCAP29 gene encoding B-cell receptor-associated protein 29; protein product: MTLQWAAVATFLYAEIGLILIFCLPFIPPQRWQKIFSFSVWGKIASFWNKAFLTIIILLIVLFVDAVREVRKYSSTHTIEKSSANRPAAYEHTQMKLFRSQRNLYISGFSLFFWLVLRRLVTLITQLAKELSHKGVLKHQAENINQAAKKFMEENERLKRLLKNYDKEEEHILEAENKKLEEDKEKLKTELKTASDALSKAQNDVMIMKMQSERLSKEYDRLLREHSELQDRAGKDKKCL